The genomic region CATCTTTGGAGCCGTAtatagataatatatatatatatggtaggTGTTTGTTCCACCACTCTGCATGCATATATATGGCAGGTAATTGTCATGGCTTGTCCCGtcactctatatatatatatatatatatatatatatatatatatatatatatgttgattgttttgtagctTGTGTTTGTTCCACCACTCTATGCTTTCTGCTGCCTAGTGTTTGTGCAAGAGACTGTAACGGGGTTTcactgtgtagtgcctttttaTCACAGTTTTCCCTCGGTGGTGCGCTGCCGTGTAGTGCTGTGCAAGAGACTGCAGTGGGGCTTCGCTGTGTAATGCCTTTTGGTTACAGTTTTCCTTTGGTGGTGACGTCATCATGCGGTGCAAGAAACTGCTTGCGTAATTGTTGCGGGGTTGCGTAGTGCGATTGCGTGGCATTCTGGTTTTCTTTGCCACTGTAGCGTGTCTTGAATGACCGTTCTGTAGCTGCCCTCTTTGCCGTGCTGCtcaagttttgtggctgattttgctttgttgcagtcatggtatttttcaagtgttttaagagcaacaccatcaccattcttgcgaaggaaagtgattcgcaagataggggaacaaCGTTGAAGCTTTACACACCACTGACTGGTCCTAAGGCGCTTGCTCTTCGTGCAAAAGATAACTCCATGCATATTAAGTCgtggtcttctgaagtatcttggGAGGTGGTAGACTCTGTTCGACCAAATACTAAGAAGAATGCGTGCATATTAAGGATTCTTATCTTGGGAGGTGGTAGACTATGTCCGGCTTCGTTTAAGCTTCTTGGTGATCACATCCGCAACGGAGCTATGGCTTGGAATGATACCTTGTCGACTACTAGAGAAGCTATTTTTGCTGAGCCTTATTGGGACTGGCTCAAAGATATCTTGGGCCGATCTAAACATGTGCTTACTAGCATAGGCCTTTACCATGTCGTGTACGCATCTTTGTTCAGTTATGATCTCCATCCTTCCGTCCTTTATGCGTTCTTCGAGCATTGGTGTTCAGCGACTATGACGCTTCATACAGCTCAAGGAGAgatgtcaatttcactttgggatctccaTAGGATAGGGGGCTTGCCAATCCAAGGTAAGTTTTATGACGAGGTCATTCCTAGTGCGAAGGAACTTTCTCTTTGCAATAACCGAGGATTGTCTGCAAGTTATCGCTGTTTGTTTTGGGCGTATCACAAGTTTTCCCAAGATGCTCGAGGTAACTCAGGTgtgaagatttcttcatggatccgATTTTGGTATTGGGAGGACATAAGGTACAAGAAGTCTTTGAAGAAAAGAGGTTGCAACAAGACCACTAAGCCAAAGGGAGATCCATATCCGTCTGGTGCTATTGGTTTAGCTCGGCGCCGCTCCCCTGCCGAGTTAAGAGCGTTTAAGGACCTTGGCATAGCATCAGAGCATGTGGAAGAATCTTACATAGCAGCTTTCTTggcttgttggctttgtaagtttgtttttccaataaGCGACGTCAACTTTGTTCGTCCTGGGGTTTTCAAAGTTGCTAGCAAGATGGCTGCAGGTGAATCTTTTAGTCTTGCTATCCCGATCTTAGCCAACATTTATAACAGATTGAGTGTTGTTTTGAACTCGGCAAACACTGAAGATCGTGCTGCGGTTCTTACCTACCACTATGTGTATGGTTGGTTGGGTGAATACTTCGacactcatttttcttctttaactTTAGACAAGTCGGGGCCTTCTTCACCGACTTCAGTCAAGCTGGGGCCTTTGATGACGAAGTATTCTGGCGTGCTTTCTTCGAAGAGCCCCGATGATTCTCAGGCACAAGCGCTGTTTAGAAGTTGTGAAGGCTTGAGGATGGACCATTTGGCGAAAGTTAGCTCAGTGCGGCGAGACATCATGGATGATTCACATCTTCACTTCTTGGACTTGTCTTACCTTATAAGTCTTCGCTCGGGGTATGTTTCTTTGCGGCAAGAAGACCGATGCATCGTTCAGCCGTATAGTCCCCACCGTTTCAGcaggcaatttggttttgtccaaAATGTGCTaggcaagctgaaggaaaaaaaccaattaaaatCCTTGGAAGCCGCGTATATGCATTGGGAGTCTTATACCCgtgcatgtacaaatgcttTTATCACCCTGCTGGCTAAAGATGAGTTAAAGAGTAATCTAGTGATCCGTGCTTACATAagttggtggtcaaaggtaCGTTATGAGAACTTGGGGATGGCAAGTGGtaccaattcttctcattcacaCCTTGATGTATCGAGGGGTGGTTGTTCTGTGGTTCCTACGCAACTGATACTTTTTTATTGCGCGAGTGTTACTACTTTGCAAGATAGACCAGTGGTTTTAGTCCCTCAATGCCCACGTTTATCTTCTCAACATCTGGATGTATCTAAAGAGGCtggtgatgaagttgattcgCACGAAGATGGACTTGTTTTACGGCAGCGTCAACAAGTTTTAAACAAGCGATGACTTGAAGACGCTCAAGTTGACAGCGATGTCAATTTTTGTCATAAGAAGAAATAAGTGTTTAGGCTTCCTCAACTCGATGGCAGTGTGTTGTTTAAGAAAGATGTAtgcattttcttctctctcgtgacttcttctgctttcattgttttagcttttgtttctaacagctttctttattttctttaggttgggccttcttgttcttttgacttGGCGACCACAGGCATTTATTCCTATACGGAGATGTTTGGAGGCAACCTACCTATAGGCGGAAAGATCGGGGATCCGCCTGGTGCAAAGCTTGTTCCAAATCCGCCAAGTTTCCCAAGTTTGCTGTGTGTAGGTGGAGGTATGCAATAGCCCGTCATGTGTTCAATACCTTTGCCAGCTAGCTCTGAGATCTCTCTAAGAAGGCCAAACCTTAGTGGTACTGAGCAACTTATTCATCGCATCAATCTTCATGCGGCAATGGAtatcaagagccatattgaGGGGAGGATTTCAAAGTGCCCGTTGGAGGACCTTGCGTTGCTTAAGGAGGATTTGTCGAAGCTTGTTTCTACGATTGACAATCTTAACGTTgattcttcatccttgaagatcaAGATTGCCGAACTTATAGCCGCCtcaactgagtattcttccttgcGCGCTATTTCCTCGAAGAAGTTGAGTCCAGATGTTAGAGCTCATCAGCTTGCAACAATAGACTTGTCATTAACCCCCCAAGTTTGGTCTTCTCAGCAAGCTGTTTTGGGAGATTATCAAGCCACAAAGACTTCTTTAGCTTCTGTCCAAGTGCGTCTAGATACGTTGATACGAGAGCAAGAATAGTTAGGCATCGAAACATCATGACTTGAAAGTGTTCTCGGGAAGCAGGGAGCTACACTTTCTCAATGCCAAGAGGAGATTTCATGCCTAGAACAAGAGAAACGCATGGCTATGGAATTGCCCATCTTGTCCCCCACCGAGGTAGAGaatttgaagactttggaagactTGCTTGAAGATCGCCTCCCtagttttagggacatagtttTCAAGTAGTGTCTTCTGCTTTTTTTTGTAATCAGGCTCTGGGGCTAACtttttcctttaaagaaatgaagtgtttgcattcttgaatttgctctttattcttcaaagtgtttgtgtttttgttgatgatgtgactgtacttgaagttttgaagttttaagttgcctacgtacccttggttgaggagggatcaagtcatgacgtagttcaaatgagtgatggttttttttatttttttttatttttttatttttttattttttatttttaatggtgattttgatgatgattttgccatacacaatttatgctcTTACGGGCCATGAGCATGGTACATTTTTTTTAGGGGTagtagcacttcaaaaatctgccgttgatggggccgatcttcaagccgtcttctgccatgattaagtaagtGTCATTAGTGTagacctcttgtattacgtatggtccatcccactttgatgtgaacttgctttttgtcttgtgagttgtgatgataggcctacgcaatgccaatacgagatctccggcttggaaagaccttgggcggaccttcttgttgaatgccttggatagccgtgcttggtagcattccaagtgttattgagcttcgagccttctttcATCTAGCGCATCCAACTcttgaaggcgcaactttgcattttctttatcagtcaagccttcttatacatccatccttagtgaggggatttgactttctaGCGATAGAACAGCTTCCAcaccatatacgagagaataaggcaTAGCTTGGGtgggagtcctatgtgtagtcctatatgcccaaagtgcttcacttattctttcatgccagtctctctttgttcggccgactACCTTTTTGAGGAGGTTGCAcaacgtcttgttgaatgcttccgcgaggccgttgaccggagcatgatacatggaagacttgtgctgcttaaacttgtatttgtcgcagagctcgtccacgagtttgttggagaactgttttccgttgtcagtgataatgtagcgaggcacaccatatcggtggatgatatgctttttgatgaaacgaacgacagtttcctttttttacttctcttaAGGGTAAGGCTTCAGCctacttggagaagtaatctgttacagctaggatgtaagcttctcctgcagatgactttggcgtaattagTCCTACAAcatccaatccccatgcgtcgaacggctGTGAAGCAattgtagggtgtaatggttcaggcggttgatgtatgaagttggcgtggaattggcaggcttggcaccttttggcatGTTCCAGGCAGTCTTTCACTATGcttggccagtagtaacccattcttttgagctggaaatgtagctttggtccagactgatgtgccccacacatacctgaatgtgcttcttccatagcttgattggcttcttcctcacctaggcatctcaggagcactccttcaaaagagcgtcggtaaagtgttcctttgtagtaaaggaagggAGCTGCTCGTCTACGTATTTCGGAACAGTGTCTAAGATCATTTGGAAATTTTTcatgctctaagtagtcgatcagcgacTGTTTCCACTCTTTAGCATCGACTGGAAGtgctgagatgacatttgtaccATCCAGTAACATTTCAGTAACGAGCgggatcacccatctttggtAAACCGGCACGTTTGCAGCTTCATCTTTTcttagtgtcatactcgaggctagattggcgaaggcgtctgccatttgattttcctttcttggcacatgttctagtgtcacggcctcgaacttttgtagcagttgagttGCCAGCCGGAAATATGGGATGAGATCATCTTTCCTTACCTCAtgttcagttaagagttgattgattatgagcttggagtcgccatatacctcaagagctgtgatttccatgttgatcgccatttggagcccgatgatcaacgcttggtactcagcaacattgttggagcatagctcactCAGTTTGAAGAAGTAAGatagtatttgcctttgtggcgacatgaatactactcctacCCCCACTCcatctgctcgtgcggatctgtcgaagaacattgtccatgtcgtgaagatgtcgatgtagaacacctcctcgtcaagCAAGTCGtttgagattttccaatcagttGGGATTGGGTGATCGGCcaggaagtctgctagcgcttgtcccttgacggctttagctgggacgtagataatctcatattgattaagaagcaaggCCCATTTAGCGAGTTGCCCTATCAAGACTGGCTTGAACATgacgtatttgacagggtcaGCTTTAGCAACCaggtggatggtgtaagcatgcatatAATGTCTGAgcttctgaatggcaaacaccaaagcgaggcacatcttttctattagggaatagttcaactcaaCGTTGGTGAGAGTTtgactgaggtagtaaagtgctcaTTCTTTATGGAATTCATTCTCTTATGCCAAGAGTGCTCCTGAGTAGTAATATACAATATGAGcggtttcccgggcacaggtgcccccaggacaggtggacttgacaaatacttctttatgctttcaaaatcATTATAGCATGTTTCgtcccatacgaatggaacatctttcttcatgaggtggctaaacggttgacaacaccctgcgaggttggagatgaagtgTCTGATAAAGGCTAGctgtccttgtagacttttcagcttgtgcaggtttcttggctcgggcatgctttaaatggccttgatctttgattggtccacTTTATTACAacggtgcttgacgatgaagcggaggaattttccagaggtgacaccaaacgcacactttaacgggttcatcttgaggttgtattttcgcagcctttcgaacactattcgcaaatccttcaagtggtctaatcttttctttgtcttgaccaccacatcatctacgtaacattctacgtttttgtgtagcatgtcattgaagattttctgcattgcgcgttgatacgtagctccagGATTCTTTAGACCAAAaggcatcaccttgtagcagtagataccttttggagtacgaaaggttgttagttcctcgtcttcgagggccatgcgaatttaattgtacccagaagagccatccatgaatgacaatgcctcatggccagtggttgcgtccaccatgatttcaatgattagCAAGGGGAAATCGTCCTTTGGGCAAAcatcgttgaggtcccggaagtctacgcaaacacgtatttgtcttGATTTCTTAAAGACAATgatgatgttggagatccatttggggtattgcacttctcgaataaagcctgcttcgattagcttgtcgatctcAACCTGGATTTGTGGGATGAGCTCGGATCAATAgcatctttgagtttgctttatccgTCGCATTCCAGGCttgaccgcaagatgatgaacatCAATGACagggtccaggccgggcatttctttgtaggtccaagcAAATACGTCTTTGTATTCTAATAACAACTGGTAATACTCCTTTATCTCATCcgtacttaataatgcacttacgaagataggctttggttcctCGCTTGTGCCTAAGTTGAGTTCATTTAGATCATCAACCGTGGCTTGCCCCCATCTTCGAGCTatggtggtgcagcagtgacatcttccttagggatttcgtcttctttgccTTCTTGAATCGTGATGTGGAAGACATCTTGGACCTCTTCTTCAGTGTtgtcttctcgagcttgttGGCATGAGGATTGTCCGGTGTAGATGATAGTACGTATTCTTACTTTCAATGGTCCGTTTGTGTCGACCTCTGAGATTgtttggcgcttcatccttgaaggaatcaatcttcgaacgtcgcctttttctgctaacccgTCGAGCTTTTCTTCATTTGGTGTTGTCATCCTCTTTCCagaaggcttctcattatcttcaaatctttctgaagctgatcgtcaTGGAGGAGAGCTagttgtgttgctttgtttcttaggttttgacgaCCTTTtgaaaacagagctttgggatgttgacactttaagcctcttgaagatgGAAGCTCAGTCTTGACTGCCAATGTGATTAAGCACTTAAATTCTGGGTCTTGAacggctcatcctatcgaagactgaAGTCCGAGGGACAGGTTTGGGcttttcttggtcttgttcaatgctcacacTGACGTATTGAGCGCTAGTGTTTTtcgctttgtttgaaatcatcacgggtgcatttggtgtaaagccaagtccagctttgttgttgtcaacccCGTAActatgctccttcaacttcttttgagtcttggtgaggttacgttctttgtcactgacggtgtttgaaaccttcttccCATGATTAAAAGAGGAAGCGAAGTCATACCCAGCCTTatacatgagtttgtaggcgtttggatcaaaaccttcctcggtcatcttggttggaagaaagcttaaTTCCACCCCTTTTGttagagcttttatgaagccttatGGTAGTCTTGCAACCTTAGCACCgcctagctgtgtcagaggcaaaactgcattcaTTTTGAGCAACTTCACATTATCCTTGTGCCATTGTGTATCGGCTTTTCTTGCTCCAGTTTCGAATgaagattgaccattctttcttcttgacatcgggatgTATCAGAATATGGGTGTGTTCAGTCCTTTTGAaggcatcctactccctttggttgttgtaGGTTTAGcaggtttgtcattgtctttgCTTGAAAATGGCACAACTTGCTCTTTTTGTGttttaggcatggcttgccactcctgttttttaggtgctgctttgctcgtggatttgatctcttctgGAAGAGCTTCGAGCACCATGTCTTCCttcatgtagaacttggcgtctgcaaagtgtgattcggcttcagtgaatggcttggtgtcgccttggatcaccttcactccttctcggtaaaattttaaGCATTGGTGAAGGATGAACGGTATTACCCCATTttcttggatccaaggtcttcctaaaagcaagctgtaggaagttcttgcatcaatcacgtggaatatcgtgcttgatttgagctcaccaatggtcatctccactcggatcatgcccatcgcCCGTTGTCCTCcctggttaaaaccctggatcagcaaACGACTTAGGGATAATTCATCTACCTTGATGcgtggtcattgttgattttggcatgatgtttatgaccGACCCACCATCtacaagcatgcggttgactttgtgtTCCCTTACGTACCCCGAGACGAAGAGATgatggttgtgaggctttgatcccaacagtaAGTCTTTGTCAGCGAAGTTAATTGCGTCATGGGCGGCACAAGATGTGGtacattcatgtggctgaagcttcaAGTCTTCGTCGTTGCCTTCTTGCACTTCATGGTCGCCGGGACTtgccaagactgctgctagtgctcttcaCATCTTTTTTGGCAATTGTAGCGCTTCCTcaatgctaaagtgtgttggcagaccttcttCGGGTGTgagggtcttttctacctcagtggcgataactttgccttttgagggctcttctatttctacttcaaccatgtgacaagCAACGGTAGTGCATTGTTGGAAAAAATCCTTCAGGAAATACTCGTGCAAGGAAACGAgaatgcgtggctcctgctccatAGGATCCCCAACATATGTTGTCTTATCAacttttatgtttcttttaggcttcccATTGTTGCGACGATGGTGATTTCCTCTTTGTTCCGCATTTGGCTGTATGACTCATGGTTTtggcttccttgtctttttgtaggttaccaatgTCCATCATCCTTCATCATCGGTATGTACATCTTGGTACCTTCCCTACGGTGATGGTTGTGCAGGAAGTACCGTGCAGCTTGAGCATTCACGAGAATGGTCAGGTGTCGCTTGGAAAGACATGGGATCgaacgatccaaacgcaattgtaatggtatgcgttgcggccgtgtcttcaaggtcgagctcaatttcCCCTTGTTGTGCTcacttcatgatgagttctttaagaacgaagcacttgccaacaggatggctcacaatacgatggtacttgcaataCCTAGGATCGTTTATGCGATTCATCTCTTCAGGACACATGCATTCGGGTAGCTCGATCACCTTTTTTCCAACAAGTCGTCTAACATTGCAGCTATGTCAGAGTCAGGTAAAGGGTAtgttttctgttccaactccCTCAAGGTGCTCTTGTACCTGTCTTGGGTGTGAGAAGGCTCACAtttctttatctccttcgctttcttcttggagaagat from Pyrus communis chromosome 4, drPyrComm1.1, whole genome shotgun sequence harbors:
- the LOC137732926 gene encoding uncharacterized protein: MCLALVFAIQKLRHYMHAYTIHLVAKADPVKYVMFKPVLIGQLAKWALLLNQYEIIYVPAKAVKGQALADFLADHPIPTDWKISNDLLDEEVFYIDIFTTWTMFFDRSARADGVGVGVVFMSPQRQILSYFFKLSELCSNNVAEYQALIIGLQMAINMEITALEVYGDSKLIINQLLTEHEVRKDDLIPYFRLATQLLQKFEAVTLEHVPRKENQMADAFANLASSMTLRKDEAANVPVYQRWVIPLVTEMLLDGTNVISALPVDAKEWKQSLIDYLEHEKFPNDLRHCSEIRRRAAPFLYYKGTLYRRSFEGLKRMGYYWPSIVKDCLEHAKRCQACQFHANFIHQPPEPLHPTIASQPFDAWGLDVVGLITPKSSAGEAYILAVTDYFSK